The DNA segment GGCGAAGCTCGGCTGGACCGACGTCTCCCGCTTCGCCGGCCTCGGCATCCCGGCGATCAATTTCGGTCCGGGCGACCCGCTGCTGGCCCACACCGACGATGAGCACGTCCCGGCGTCGGAGATCCGCAAGGCCCTCGAAGTCCTGACGGCCTGGCTGTCCTGACGGCCTGGCTGTTCTGGGATCCCGCCGCTGCTCCATCGTGTCGCTGGGGTGCCGGCGTCCTGCCCGCGCTCGTCCTGCTCCGCGTTCCGGCGTTCCGGCGCCCCGCATCCCGGCGCCCCAACGCCCGACATCCCGCCGCCCCAACGCCCCGACATCCCGGCGCACCGACGCCCCGACGCACCGATGCGGATCTTGAGCGATTCTTCACCCTCAGAGGTGCAAAGTCGCTCAAGATCTGGCAGGGGCCACACGTGAATGCCAGAGCTGACAGTCGGCGAGAACAGGCCGCTGCGGAAGGCGAACGGCCAGGTCGCCGACACACGCCCTCGACAGTCCCGCTGCAAATCTTGAGCGATCCCCGACCCTCCAGGGTGCACCATCACTCAAGATCCGGGGAGTGGGCCACACCTGAATGCCGGAACTGACAGTCGGCGAGAACGGGCCGCCACGGAAGGCGAACGGCCAGGTCGCCGACACACGCCCTCGACAGTCCCGCTGCAAATCTTGAGCGATCCCCCATCCTCCAGGGTGCACCATCACTCAAGATCCGGGGAGTGGGCCGCACCAGAGTCCCCGGGACTGACAGCTGGCTGCCATTTGTCCAGTACGGGCCTTATGTGTATCGCCTCGTACCGTTCGACCGGCCCGACCGGCCCAGCGGTGCGATCGTCTCGCCCGGCCCGACTGCAGATCTTGAGCGAACTCTCACCTCCTGGGATGCAACATCGCTCAAGATCTGCGGGGTGGACGGCGCGGCACGACTGACTCGGCCAGCGACACAGGACAGGCGGGCAGCACAGCACAGCCGGGCGGTACGACACAGCAGGGCACGACACAGCCGGGCGACACGCCACAGCGGGGTGTGACAGCGCAGCCCCGCACACAGCACGGCCGATCGGCACGCTCACCCGGGCGGGCCAACACGGCCGACCAGCACGGCTCAGCCGAGCGGGACAGCACGGCTGAGCGGCACGGCTCAGCCGAGCGGGACAGCACGGCTGAGCGGCACGGACGGGCGGGCGACGGACTACTCGGCCGGAGTGCCGGCGGCTCGGGCGATGGCGCCGGGCACCGCGTACATGTGGGCGAACGCCCGCGCCTGCTCACCGGTCCACAGCGACGAACCGTGGCCGTAGACGACACCGGATCGCGTGGCGGCGTCGAGGAGGCTGTGCGGGCTCTTGCTGCCGAGCAGGACGATGTTGCCCTTGTGCAGCAGCACCCGCACCTGGCCGGTGACCCGGGTCTGGCTGGAGTCCAGGAACGCCCGGAAGTCGTCCATGATCGGATCGAAGTAGACGGCTTCGTGGAGCAGGTCGCCGTACGTGTTGCCGAGCGTCGCCTTCGTCGCCTGCTGCCGGTTGGAGAGCACCAGCTTCTCCAGCTCCCGGTGGGCCGCGATCAGGATCAGCATGCCGGGCGCTTCGAAGCCGACCCGGGCCAGGTTGCCGACCATCGTCGAGCCCATGTGGATGCCCCGGCCGACGCCGTGCTCGCCGCCGAGCACGTTGAGGGCCGAGAGGATCGCGTAGTTCGGGGCGTCCTTCTCGACGAGCGAGTCCCCGCCGGCGTAGGAGGCGCCGACGACCTCGCCCTTCTCGAACTCCAGCAGCAGCTCGACGCCGTCCGCAGGGGCCTCGGCGATCGACTTGGTGTAGGTCCAGGCGGATTCCGGCAGGTAGTCCCAGCTGCCGTACGTCTCCTCGCCGCCGATCGACGTGCCGATCAGGCCCTCGTTGATCGAGTAGAGCTTGACCTTCTCGCTGACCGCGTAGCCCCGGCTGCGGAGGAACTCCGCTTCCTCCTCGCGGACCAGCCGCTCGTCCCGGACCGGGGTGACGATCTCCAGGTGCGGGGCGAGGGCACGGATCACCGCGTCGTAGCGCACGTGGTCGGCGCCGGCGCCGGTCGAGCCGTGCGCCACCGCGTCCGCGCCGACCTCCAGGGCGACCTGGACGACCTTCTCCGCCTGGATCAGCCGCTCGGCGCCGACACACGACGGGTAGGCGCCGTTGCGCAGGTAGTTCGCCTTGATCGCGTAGGTGACGACGCGGTCGTACAGCTCGGCGCGGGCGTCGACGACGTGGTGCTCGATCGCGCCCAGCTCCTCGGCGCGGGCACTGACGACCTCGGCCTCACCGCTGTGCAGGCCGCCGGTGTCGATGTTCGCGGTCACCACGTCCCAGCCCTTCTCGCGGAAGTCGACGAGGAGGTACGAGGTGTCCAGCCCGCCGGAGAAGGCGAGAACGATCTTGCGCTTGGTCATCGGGTTCCTTCGGTGGATACAGCAAGAATCGGTACGTAGGTCTTACCGTCCCGGCGGACGTGGCCGGGGGGCAGGACGTAGAACTCGGAGCGTCCCGCCTCGATCTCCTTCTGCATCGCCTGCTGGCGACCGTAGTCGAAGGGATCGAGCAGGAAGCTGGGGTCGGGCAGCTGTCCGCCGGGCGGGAGGGTCAGGTCGCTCTGGTAGACGAACGAGCCCGGCGAGGTGTGGAACGGGACGGTGGCGACCAGCACCTTCAGCGCGCCGAACTCGGTGTGCACCTTGAGCGCGCTGTTGTCGTACTGGGTGACGCCGTCGAGTTTCTGCGCGCGGTACGCGGACAGGGCGAGCGCCTTGGCGGCCTTGCCCAGCCCGACCGCCGGCATCAGCGACCAGAGCGACCAGCCGACCCAGCGGCCCGGTTCGGCCGAAGGGGCCGCGCAGTAGCCGCCGACCGGCACGGGACCGCGGTAGCCGCTCTCCTTCATCTCGGCCTGCACCTTGCGTAGCAACTGCTTCACGTCGGTGTCGAAGCGGAACGTGGACCGCTCGACCATCGCGGCGAACTCGTCCTGCGGCAGGCCGGCGATCAGGGCGGCGGCCGGCATCAGGATCAGGTCGACCATGACCCACTGCGGCATCGGGATGCCCCGGTCGCCGAACGCGATGCCGTTGATCACGTTGAAGTAGTTCAGGAAGTCCCGGATCGACCAGTCCTTCTCGGCCGTATCGGTGAAGTCGAGAAAGCTGAGCTTGTGGCCGTACGGATGCTCGTTGAGCTGTGGCCGCAGAGTCTCGTTGGAGGCGAGGAAGAACTCGACGCCGTGCCCGACCAGCGTGTCGGTGTGGTCGGCGAAATCCGGGAAGCGCGCTTCCACGGCGGGCGTGAACGTCATCAGTGATTCCCCTCCAGAGAATCCGACCTGCTCCAGTTGCCGAGCTTCTCGGCGAGGGCGGCACCCGAACCGGGTCCGCCGTCCCGGGCCACGACCAGGATCGTGTCGTCGCCGGCGATCGTGCCGACCACGTCCGACAGCCCGGACCGGTCCAGCGCGCTGGCCAGGAACTGCGCGGCGCCGGGCGGGGTACGCAGCACGGCGATGTTGCCGCTCGAGTCGACGCCGGTGAGCAGCTCGCGCAGCAGCCGGATCAGCCGGGCCGGCCCCTGCTGGGTCTCCCGCAGCGGGCGTTTGCCGTCCTCCGGGATCAGGTACGCCCCGCCGACCTTCACCGCGTTCAGCTCCTCCAGGTCACGCGAGAGCGTGGCCTGGGTGACCTGCACACCCTCGTGGGCGAGCAGGTCCGCCAGCTCGGTCTGCGAGCGCACGGTCCGGCCGCGGATCAGCTCCACGATCCGCGCGTGCCGCCCCGCCCTGGTCACCGGTGAGCTCATTGTGAGTTTGCCGCCAGCAGCCAGGTGAGCAGCGCCTTCTGCGCGTGCAGGCGGTTCTCCGCCTGGTCGAAGACCGCGCTCTGCGGGCCGTCCAGCACGTCGTCGGTGATCTCCTCGCCGCGGTGCGCGGGAAGGCAGTGCAGCACGATCGCGTCCGGGGCGGCGGCCGCGAGCAGCTCCTTGTTCACCTGGTACGGCCAGAACGGGGTGAGCCGGTCCTTGCCGTCCTCCTCCTGGCCCATCGAGGTCCAGGTGTCGGTGGCGATCACCTGCGCGCCGTCGACCGCCTCCCGGGGGTCGCGCAGCACCTCGACCGAGCCGCCGGTCCAGGCCGCGATCTCGGAGGCCCGGGCCACCACGGCGGGCGCCGGGTCGAAGCCGGACGGGCCGGCCACCCGCACGTTCATCCCAGCCATCGCGCCGGCGATCAGGTACGAGTGCGCCATGTTGTTGGCGGCGTCGCCGACGTACGCCAGGGTCCGGCCGGCCGTCGAGCCGAACCGCTCGCGGATCGTCTGCAGGTCGGCGAGGAGCTGGCAGGGGTGGTATCCGTCGCTCAGCGCGTTGATCACCGGGACGTTGACGCCGGACGCCAGCTCGGCGAGCCGCTCGTCGCCGTGTGTCCGGAACACCATGGCCGCGACGTAGCGGGAGACGACCCGGCCGGCGTCGGCGAGGGTCTCGCCCCGGCCGAAGTGGGTGTTCTGGGTGTCCACGATGATCGGCTGGCCGCCCAGCTCGGCGATGCCGGCCTCGAACGACAGGCGGGTGCGCAGGCTGGCCTTGTCGAAGAAGACCGCGACCGAGCGCGGGCCGGCGAGCGGCGTGTAGCCGAACCGGTTCGCCTTCATCTCGGCGGCCAGGTTCAGGACGTCGTCCTGCTCCTGCGGGGTGAGGTCGTCGTCGCGGAGGAAGTGGCGGGTGGTCACCGGATACCGTCCAGGGCAGCGATCAGGGCGTCCGCCTGATCGGAGGAGATGATCAAGGGCGGGGCGAGCCGGATGATGTCCGGCTGCGGGGCGTTCACCAGGAAGCCGGCGTCGCTCAGACGAGCCGCGATCTCCTTCGAGACCGGCTGGGTGAGCACGATGCCGAGCAGCAGGCCGGCGCCGCGCACGTGGCTGATCCACGGGTGGTTCAGGCCCTCGATGCCGCGGCGCAGCTGCTCGCCGATCCGCTTCACGTGGTCGAGCAGGCCCTCGTTGGCGATCGTGCGGATCACCGCGAGGCCGGCCGCGCAGGAGACCGGGTTGCCGCCGAAGGTGGTGCCGTGCATGCCGGGCTGCAGCAGGTCGGCGGCCGGCCCGAACGCGATGCAGGCGCCGAGCGGCAGGCCGCCGCCGAGGCCCTTCGCGAGGGTGATCAGGTCCGGCTCGACGCCTTCGCTCTGGTGGTGGAACCAGTGCCCGGTCCGGCCGATGCCGGTCTGTACCTCGTCGAGCACGAGCAGAGCGCCGTTCCGCGAGGAGATCTCCCGGGCTGCGGCCAGGTAACCGGCCGGCGGCACGACAACGCCGTTCTCGCCCTGGATCGGCTCCAGGATCACCATGGCGGTCTCGTCGGTGACCGCGGCGGCCAGCGCCTCGACGTCACCGAACGGGACGTGCGTGACGTCGCCGGGAAGCGGGACGAACGGCTTCTGCTTCGACGGCTGGCCGGTCAGCGCCAGGGCGCCCATGGTCCGGCCGTGGAACGCGCCGTCGGTCGCCACGATGTGCGTGCGCCCGGTCAGCCGGGAGATCTTGAAGGCGGCCTCGTTGGCCTCGGCGCCCGAGTTGCAGAAGAGCACCCGGCCCTGCCGGCCGGCGAGGGCCAGCAGCAGCTCGGCGAGCGCGAGCGGCGGCTCGGCGATGTAGAGGTTCGAGACGTGGCCCAGCTGCTGGATCTGCTGCGTCACGGCGGCGACGACGGCCGGGTGGGCGTGACCGAGGGCGTTCACCGCGATGCCGCCGAGGAAGTCGACGTACTCCGTGCCGTCCTCGGCGGTGAGCACCGCGCCCTCACCACGGATCAGCCCGAGGGTGGGGCCGCCGTAGTTGTTCATCATGGATGCCTGCCAGCGCTCGGGCAGCGTGCTCATGAGGGGATCACCATCGTTCCGAATCCTTCTTCCGTGAAGACTTCCAGCAACGTCGAGTGGGCGACCCGGCCGTCGACGACGTGTGCGGCGGGCACGCCACCACGCACCGCGCGCAGGCAGGCCTCCATCTTGGGCGCCATCCCGGATTCGAGGGACGGGAGCAGTTTCTCCAGCGCGTCCGCGTCGATCTCCGAGGTCAGCGAGCCGGTGTCCGGCCAGTTCGTGTAGAGGCCGGGCACGTCGGTGAGCACGACCAGCTTGCGGGCGCCGAGCGCGACGGCGAGGGCCGAGGCGGCGGTGTCCGCGTTCACGTTGTGCGGCACGCCGTTCACGTCCGGCGCGACGGTGGCGACGACCGGGATCCGGCCGGCCGCGATCAGGTCGTCGACGGCCGAGGTGTCCACCTGGTCGACGTCGCCGACCTGCCCGATGTCCACGAATGAGCCGTCGACGAAGGCCTGCCGGCGGACCGCGGTGAACAGGCCCGCGTCCTCGCCGGAGAGGCCCACCGCGTACGGCCCGTGCTTGTTGATCAGGCCGACCAGCTCCCGGCCGACCTGCCCGACCAGCACCATCCGGACCACGTCCATGGCCTCCGGGGTGGTGACCCGCAGGCCGCCGCGGAACTCGCTCTCGATGCCGAGCTTGGTGAGCATCCGGCTGATCTGAGGGCCGCCGCCGTGCACCACGACCGGCTTGATACCGACGAGTCGCAAGAATACGATATCTGCTGCGAAAGCCGCCTGGAGCTCCGGATCGATCATGGCGTTGCCGCCGTACTTGATCACCACGGTGCTGCCGTGGAACCGCTCCAGCCAGGGCAGCGCCTCGATCAGGATCCCGGCCTTCTCAACAGGCTTCACGACGAGTACGCCGAGTTCTCGTGCACGTACGCGTGCGAGAGGTCGGTCGTCCAGATCGTCGCGCTCATCTCGCCCTCCCGCAGGTTGACGGTGATCTGCACGTCGCGCCCGGAGAGGTCGACCTTGGAACGGTCCTCGGCAGCGGCGCCGCCCTTGCAGACCCAGACGCCGTTGATCGCGACGTCGATGCGGTCCGGCTCGAAGGCCGCGCTGGTGGTGCCGACCGCCGCGAGGATCCGGCCCCAGTTCGGATCATTGCCGAAGAGGGCCGTCTTCACCAGGTTGTTGTTCGCGACGGTACGCCCGACCTGCACCGCGTCCGCCTCACTCGCCGCGCCCGCCACCTCGATGGCGATGTGCTTCGTCGCGCCCTCGGCGTCCCCGATCAGCTGCTGAGCGAGATCGTGGCAGACCTCGGTCACCGCCGCGGTCAGCTCCTCCAGGGTGGGCTGCACGTTCGACGCGCCGCTGGCCAGCAGGACCACCGTGTCGTTCGTCGACATGCAGCCGTCCGCGTCGATCCGGTCGAAGGTGACCCGGGTGGCAGCGCGCAGCGCCGCGTCGAGCGTCTCGTTGTCGGCCGACGCGTCGGTGGTGACCACGACCAGCATGGTGGCGAGCGCGGGGGCCAGCATGCCGGCGCCCTTCGCGATCCCGCCGACCGACCAGCCCTGGCGCTGCGCGACGGCGTTCTTCGCGACCGTGTCGGTCGTCATGATCGCCTCAGCGGCGCGGGGGCCGCCGTCGGCGGCGAGCGCCTTGGCGGCCGCGTTCACGCCGGGGAGCAGCTTGTCCATCGGCAGCAGCTCGCCGATCAGGCCGGTCGAGCAGACCGCCACGTCGCCGGCGCCGATCATCATCGGCTTGGAGCCGGTGGTCCGCAGCACGGCGGCGGTGTGCTCGGCGGTGGCGTGCGTGTCCCGGAAGCCCTGCGATCCGGTGCACGCGTTGGCGCCGCCGGAGTTCAGGACCACGGCGCGGACGATGCCGCCCTTGAGGACCTGCTGGCTCCAGAGGACCGGCGCGGCCTTCACCCGGTTGCCGGTGAAGACGGCGGCCGCGGTGTAGTCGGGGCCGTCGTTGACGACCAGGGCGACGTCGGGGTTGCCGCTGGCCTTGAGCCCGGCGGCGACGCCGGAGGCACGGAACCCCTTGGGGGCGGTGACGGTCACGGCGCGACTCCGAAGACGCTGAGGCCCGTGGTCTCGGGCAGGCCGAACATGATGTTGGCGTTCTGCACGGCCTGACCGGCCGCGCCCTTGCCGAGGTTGTCGAGCGCGCTCACCACGATGATGCGCCCGGAGTCGATGTCGACGGTGGCCTGCAGGTGGCAGGAGTTGGAGCCCGAGGTGGCGGCCGTGTGCGGCCACTGACCCTCCGGCAGCACGTGCACGAATGGGTCGCTCGCGTAGGCCGCCTGCAGCGCCTCGCGCGGGTCGCCACCGTTGAGCCGGCGGGCGGTCACGGTCGCGAGGATGCCGCGCGGCATCGGGGCGAGGATCGGCGTCATCGAGAGCGACGCCGCGCCGGTGGCCTGCTTGATCTCGGCGACGTGCTGGTGCGCGCCCACCTTGTACGGCGAGAGGTCACCCATGATCTCGCTGGCCAGCAGGTTGACCTTGGCGCTGCGACCGGCGCCCGAGGTGCCCGAGCTGGCGACCACGACGACGTCCTCCGGGTCGGCCACGCCGGCGGCGATCAGCGGCGCGAGCGCCAGGGTGATCGTGGCGGCGTAGCAGCCGGTGTTCGCCACCCGGTCGGACCCGGCGATCGCCTCACGGGCGCCGGGCAACTCGGGCAGGCCGTAGGTCCAGGTGCCGGCGTGGCCACCGCCGTAGTACCGCGTCCACTGCTCGGCGCTCTCCAGCCGGAAGTCGGCGCCCAGGTCGACGACCTTCACACCCTCGGCCAGCTGGGCGGCGACGGCCGCTGACTGGCCGTGCGGCAGCGCGAGGAAGACCAGGTCGGCGCCGCTCAGCGTCTCCGCGTCGGTCGCGCCGAGTGTCAGGTCCAGGCCCGCGAGCTGCGGGTGCACGGCGCTGACCGGCGAGCCCGCCTGGCTGTGCGCCGTCGCTGTGACGAGGTCGAAATCGGGGTGCCCGGCGAGCAGGCGCAGCAACTCGCCCCCCGCGTACCCACTTGCTCCCGCTACCGCGACCCGGATTCCCATACCAACCTCCGCATGACTATGCAGAGAACCGTATCAAGACTCAGGGCCCCGGGCAAAGCCATTTCAGCCGAGGGCGTCCCGGATCCCCGTCTCATGCTTACCCAGGAAGATCGGATCGCGCCGGGAGAGCACGTCACCGGCGGCCTTCACCGCGGCGAACTCCTCCCGGACCTCGCCGCGCAGCCAGGTCTGCTTGTACTGCCGGACCGTGTCGTCGCCGACCCCTGTCGCGTCGACGCCCAGCGCCCGGCAGACCGCGACCGCCCGCTCGATGTGGAAACCCTGGGTCACCACGATCGCCTGGCGCACCCCGAAGATGCGCCGGGCGCGGGAGCACGAGTCGTAGGTGTCGAAGCCGGCGTGGTCGAGCACCACCCGGGAGACCGGCACGCCGTGCGACACCAGCCAGACCATCATCCCGCCGGGCTCGTCGTAGTCCCAGTTCGCGTGGTCGCCGGAGACCAGGATCGCGGTCACCTTCCCGGATTCGTAGAGCTGCCGGGCGAGTTCCAGCCGCGCTTGCAGGAACGGCGACGGCTGCCCGCCCGGGTTGATCTGGGCGCCGAGCACCAGCGCCACCGGGGCGGGAGGGACGTCGTCCAGGGTGTAGACGTGGCCGGCGGCGGTCCCGCGTACCCAGGAGAGAGAGGCCGCGGTGACCGCGACGGCGAGGATCGCGCCGAGCGCGCCCGCCGTGATCGACCGGCGGAGCCAGAGGTTCTTCAGCACGGGCCGAATATGGCAAATACCGTCAATGAGGCAGCATGGCCCGGGTGTTCGGACATGATCTTTTCGTACGATGGGCAGCCGCGTCCGCCGGCGCCCGAGTCTTCCGCGACCCCGAGGCCGTGGTGGTGGCCTGCCCCGACCTCGCCCACTGGGACCGCCTGGTGATGGCCGGCGACCCGGACGCGCTGAGTGGACTGGTGCGCGAAGCGCTGGACGAGATGGGACCGTCGTTCCGGCCGTTCGGACCGGAGGACCTGGTCGCGGCCGTGGTCGCCCGGACGCCGGCCATCGAGATCAGCGCGCGGTTCGCCTGGATGGACGCCGCCGTGCCGGTCATCGCGGCCGAGTCGGCGTCGTCCTGGCTCGCCGAAACCGAGTGGCCCGAGGTGACAGCGCTGCTGAAGGAATCGTTTCCGGACTCGTACGCCTGGCCGGGCGCCCCGGGCGTGCACCGCTGGGCCGGCCTGCGCGACGACGACGGCCGGCTGCTCGCGGTCGCCGCCGACGCCTGGTCGACGCCGCAGATCGGCTTCATGGGCGGTGTCGCGACCCGCCGCGAGGCCCGGGGGCGTGGACTCGCGGCGGCACTGTGCGGATTCGTGGCGAACGAGCTGCTGATCGGCCGGGAACGGGTGGCGCTGCTCGCCGACTACGACAACGTCGCCGCCATCGCGACCTACGCCAGGCTGGGCTTTCAGACGCGCCGGGTGGCGGCGGCACGAGCCGTGTAGATCAGGTACTCCCACTCGCTGACGCCCTCGGCAGCCGCGGCGATGGCGGCGTCGAGCTCGGCCACCTTCTGCGGGTCACCGGCGATGTTCTTGTAGACCGCGATGGTCGGCCCGTAGACCGCCTTGAAGTAGTCGCGCAGCTCGGCGCCGGTCGCGAACCGGTCCACCCGCAGCGTGCGGCGCTCGGTCCGGACGTCGGTCACGCCCTCGCCGAACAGCGACGCCAGGTGCGCCGGGTCACCCCATCGCGGCGGCGGCTGGGCGCCGGCCGGGGGCGGGGCGGCGTACGGCTTCATGGTGGCGAACAGCTTCCCGATGAAACCCTCGGGAGTCCAGTTGACCAGTGCGATCGTGCCACCGGGCCGGCACACCCGGAGCAGCTCGCCGGCGGCCGCGGAGTGGAACGGCGCGAACATCACGCCGATGCAGGAGATGACGGTGTCGAAGGAGGCGGTGCCGAACGGCAGCGCCTCGGCGTCCGCCTCGGCCCAGGTGAGCTTCGCGTCCCGGGTCGCGGCGATCAGCTCACCGGCGGCGAGCAGCTCCGGAGTGAGATCACTCGCCGTGACGGTGGCGCCGGTCAGGGCGGCCGGGATCGCCGCGTTGCCGGTGCCGGCGCCGACGTCCAG comes from the Actinoplanes sp. OR16 genome and includes:
- a CDS encoding vancomycin high temperature exclusion protein — encoded protein: MLKNLWLRRSITAGALGAILAVAVTAASLSWVRGTAAGHVYTLDDVPPAPVALVLGAQINPGGQPSPFLQARLELARQLYESGKVTAILVSGDHANWDYDEPGGMMVWLVSHGVPVSRVVLDHAGFDTYDSCSRARRIFGVRQAIVVTQGFHIERAVAVCRALGVDATGVGDDTVRQYKQTWLRGEVREEFAAVKAAGDVLSRRDPIFLGKHETGIRDALG
- the argF gene encoding ornithine carbamoyltransferase; its protein translation is MTTRHFLRDDDLTPQEQDDVLNLAAEMKANRFGYTPLAGPRSVAVFFDKASLRTRLSFEAGIAELGGQPIIVDTQNTHFGRGETLADAGRVVSRYVAAMVFRTHGDERLAELASGVNVPVINALSDGYHPCQLLADLQTIRERFGSTAGRTLAYVGDAANNMAHSYLIAGAMAGMNVRVAGPSGFDPAPAVVARASEIAAWTGGSVEVLRDPREAVDGAQVIATDTWTSMGQEEDGKDRLTPFWPYQVNKELLAAAAPDAIVLHCLPAHRGEEITDDVLDGPQSAVFDQAENRLHAQKALLTWLLAANSQ
- a CDS encoding acetylornithine transaminase, which translates into the protein MSTLPERWQASMMNNYGGPTLGLIRGEGAVLTAEDGTEYVDFLGGIAVNALGHAHPAVVAAVTQQIQQLGHVSNLYIAEPPLALAELLLALAGRQGRVLFCNSGAEANEAAFKISRLTGRTHIVATDGAFHGRTMGALALTGQPSKQKPFVPLPGDVTHVPFGDVEALAAAVTDETAMVILEPIQGENGVVVPPAGYLAAAREISSRNGALLVLDEVQTGIGRTGHWFHHQSEGVEPDLITLAKGLGGGLPLGACIAFGPAADLLQPGMHGTTFGGNPVSCAAGLAVIRTIANEGLLDHVKRIGEQLRRGIEGLNHPWISHVRGAGLLLGIVLTQPVSKEIAARLSDAGFLVNAPQPDIIRLAPPLIISSDQADALIAALDGIR
- the argC gene encoding N-acetyl-gamma-glutamyl-phosphate reductase encodes the protein MGIRVAVAGASGYAGGELLRLLAGHPDFDLVTATAHSQAGSPVSAVHPQLAGLDLTLGATDAETLSGADLVFLALPHGQSAAVAAQLAEGVKVVDLGADFRLESAEQWTRYYGGGHAGTWTYGLPELPGAREAIAGSDRVANTGCYAATITLALAPLIAAGVADPEDVVVVASSGTSGAGRSAKVNLLASEIMGDLSPYKVGAHQHVAEIKQATGAASLSMTPILAPMPRGILATVTARRLNGGDPREALQAAYASDPFVHVLPEGQWPHTAATSGSNSCHLQATVDIDSGRIIVVSALDNLGKGAAGQAVQNANIMFGLPETTGLSVFGVAP
- the argJ gene encoding bifunctional glutamate N-acetyltransferase/amino-acid acetyltransferase ArgJ; the protein is MTVTAPKGFRASGVAAGLKASGNPDVALVVNDGPDYTAAAVFTGNRVKAAPVLWSQQVLKGGIVRAVVLNSGGANACTGSQGFRDTHATAEHTAAVLRTTGSKPMMIGAGDVAVCSTGLIGELLPMDKLLPGVNAAAKALAADGGPRAAEAIMTTDTVAKNAVAQRQGWSVGGIAKGAGMLAPALATMLVVVTTDASADNETLDAALRAATRVTFDRIDADGCMSTNDTVVLLASGASNVQPTLEELTAAVTEVCHDLAQQLIGDAEGATKHIAIEVAGAASEADAVQVGRTVANNNLVKTALFGNDPNWGRILAAVGTTSAAFEPDRIDVAINGVWVCKGGAAAEDRSKVDLSGRDVQITVNLREGEMSATIWTTDLSHAYVHENSAYSS
- a CDS encoding class I SAM-dependent methyltransferase, which encodes MTIKEKHRAMWASGDYPSLAAEIVAPLGPVLVEAAGIGPGQTVLDVGAGTGNAAIPAALTGATVTASDLTPELLAAGELIAATRDAKLTWAEADAEALPFGTASFDTVISCIGVMFAPFHSAAAGELLRVCRPGGTIALVNWTPEGFIGKLFATMKPYAAPPPAGAQPPPRWGDPAHLASLFGEGVTDVRTERRTLRVDRFATGAELRDYFKAVYGPTIAVYKNIAGDPQKVAELDAAIAAAAEGVSEWEYLIYTARAAATRRV
- the argB gene encoding acetylglutamate kinase, producing MKPVEKAGILIEALPWLERFHGSTVVIKYGGNAMIDPELQAAFAADIVFLRLVGIKPVVVHGGGPQISRMLTKLGIESEFRGGLRVTTPEAMDVVRMVLVGQVGRELVGLINKHGPYAVGLSGEDAGLFTAVRRQAFVDGSFVDIGQVGDVDQVDTSAVDDLIAAGRIPVVATVAPDVNGVPHNVNADTAASALAVALGARKLVVLTDVPGLYTNWPDTGSLTSEIDADALEKLLPSLESGMAPKMEACLRAVRGGVPAAHVVDGRVAHSTLLEVFTEEGFGTMVIPS
- a CDS encoding arginine repressor, whose translation is MSSPVTRAGRHARIVELIRGRTVRSQTELADLLAHEGVQVTQATLSRDLEELNAVKVGGAYLIPEDGKRPLRETQQGPARLIRLLRELLTGVDSSGNIAVLRTPPGAAQFLASALDRSGLSDVVGTIAGDDTILVVARDGGPGSGAALAEKLGNWSRSDSLEGNH
- the argG gene encoding argininosuccinate synthase — translated: MTKRKIVLAFSGGLDTSYLLVDFREKGWDVVTANIDTGGLHSGEAEVVSARAEELGAIEHHVVDARAELYDRVVTYAIKANYLRNGAYPSCVGAERLIQAEKVVQVALEVGADAVAHGSTGAGADHVRYDAVIRALAPHLEIVTPVRDERLVREEEAEFLRSRGYAVSEKVKLYSINEGLIGTSIGGEETYGSWDYLPESAWTYTKSIAEAPADGVELLLEFEKGEVVGASYAGGDSLVEKDAPNYAILSALNVLGGEHGVGRGIHMGSTMVGNLARVGFEAPGMLILIAAHRELEKLVLSNRQQATKATLGNTYGDLLHEAVYFDPIMDDFRAFLDSSQTRVTGQVRVLLHKGNIVLLGSKSPHSLLDAATRSGVVYGHGSSLWTGEQARAFAHMYAVPGAIARAAGTPAE
- a CDS encoding GNAT family N-acetyltransferase, which translates into the protein MARVFGHDLFVRWAAASAGARVFRDPEAVVVACPDLAHWDRLVMAGDPDALSGLVREALDEMGPSFRPFGPEDLVAAVVARTPAIEISARFAWMDAAVPVIAAESASSWLAETEWPEVTALLKESFPDSYAWPGAPGVHRWAGLRDDDGRLLAVAADAWSTPQIGFMGGVATRREARGRGLAAALCGFVANELLIGRERVALLADYDNVAAIATYARLGFQTRRVAAARAV